AAACTCAAAACTCTGAATTAAACGAGAAAATTCAAGAGTTAAAAACTTTGGAATTAGTCAAGTCAAATTACAACCAAATGAAATCTTTGGTTAAATATTTTGATTTGAAAACAGAAGACCAAAAAGCAGAGACTTATATCAAAGTCTTAGAAGAATATAAACAAAAAATCTCTCAATAATGAACGGCGTTAAATTTATCAGAGAAAACGGCGGACTGGGCAGAACCCTTGCCAGTGAGGACGCTACCTCCGGACTTATCGTGTACGGCGAAACAGCCGTGGAAAAAGCCCTTATTTTGTCGGTGGAAGAATTGGAAGCACTGGGGGTTTCCGCCACTTCGCACCCTGTTTTGCATTACCAAGTGAGCGAATTTTTCCGCATCAATTTAGGGGCAAAATTATACATTCAATCCGTGGAAAGCTCCGACCAAAACTACACCGAGGTGAAAGTCCTCCAAAACTTCGCCCAAGGGAAAATAAGGCAAATTGCCGTGTGCGACTTCAAAACGCCTAGCGCTAATTTGCAAGTGTGTGTAAAGAAATTGCAGGAGGTAGCCTCAGAACTGGGCAAAAGAATTACCCCGCTTTCTGTTTTGCTTTCTTTGAAAATCGAAAGCGCAGAGATGACCTCACTTCCTGATTTGCACACTATGGAGAGCGACAAAGTGAGCGTTATCATCGGGCAAGACGGCGGTGGGCGTGGCAACTTTTTGCACCAAACCAATCCATCACTTTCCTGCATTGGGACGACTCTGGGGGCTCTTTCCAAAGCCAAAGTTCACGAGAGTTTGGGCTATGTAGAGCGTCAAAACTTGGTTTCTTCTACTTACGACAAAGCTCTCACAGGCGATGAGTGGCGAGCCTTAGAACTAGATGTACCTGCCTTTTGTGATGGCTCCAAGCTCGGAGATTACACGCCTCAGCAATTGGATAGCCTAAACGATAAAGGCTACATATTCCTCACGCAATATGCTGGAAACGCTGGCACTTACGCCAACGATAGTTTTACAGCAACGGCCTTAAATAGTGATTACGCTTACATTGAAAACAATCGCGTTTTGGATAAAGCCATTCGGGAGGTAAACCGTGTATTAGTGCCTAAAATTTCGGCACCGGTTTACATTGACCCAGATACAGGCTATTTGGAAGCGGCCAATGTGGCAGCCTTAGAAGCCCTTTGTGATGAGCCTTTGGACGAAATGAAACGAAATGGAGAGCTTAGCGGTTACCGCGTGTACATTGACCCACGCCAAAATGTCTTGCAAAAATCCAAGTTGGAAGTGGTCATCAAAGTGGTTCCCGTGGGAACACTTAGACAAATTGAAGTGAAAATCGGTTTAACATTAAACTTGAATAATTAAAAACTTGCAGGAGTAGCATATATGACTTATCACTCTATATGTGAAGTAATCGGCAGTATACGAATATAATTATATCAACAAAGCACTAACGGTTTTTAAGGTGGATAAGCACAAAAGTTTTTGCGTGAGTGCTTTGTTATTTTGAAAATGAAAAGTAAAAAATTATGGCAATAGAATTAGAACCATTAATCAACGGCCGAGAATACGGCTGGGCAGATATTATTTGCAATATCGGCGGTACGCCAGTAACAGGCATCAGGGCTATTAAATACGAGGAAGAGCAGGAAAAGGAGAATGTTTACGGCGCGGGGCGGTATCCGATTTCGAGAGGCTACGGACGCGTAAAGGCCACTGCCAGCATCACGCTTTTGGCAGGCACGGTGCTAGCGCTTAAAGCTAAGGCTCCGAAAGGACAACTCCACCGTATTGCGCCCTTTTCTATCACCGTGAGCTATCAGCCCGACAACCAGCCGCTGGTAACGCATATCCTGAAAAACTGCGAGTTTAAAAAAGCAGGCTTCGATTGGAAAGAGGGCGATATGAGCAAAGAGGTAGAGCTGGAATTGATTATTTCTCACATTGTAGACAAATCAGTTTAATTACACTTTAAAAACTATTTAAACAACATTTAAAACGATAAAAAAAATGAACGAAACAATTTGCGGGCTAAGCCCAGAGGAAATAGAGCAACTCAAAGCCGAAAAGGGTGCTTTGGTGTTAGTTACGGTAAACTATGCCGGACAAGCTCAAAATGTGATTTTTAAAGAGCCGACCTTTCAGCAGTTGGAGGCGCTCTCAAAGATTAGCAAGAGCAATGAGATGAAAGCCGTGCAATCGGCCTATGCCAATTATATCGTAAAGGCAGACGAGGAAATAGAGCAGCGCGATATGCTCAAAGCCAAAGCCGTGGAGGCGCTGATGGCAAGAATGCAAAAAACTACTGCCGAGGCAAAAAACTTGTAAGCTCGCTGCAAGGCGAGCAACCCGAAAACGGAAGATGGCAAGCAGATGCTTTGATTAGGGCAAATTTTGGTGTAAACCCTGAAAATCTACAAGTAAGCGAGTGGAATAAGTTATATGCCCAAGCCCAATGGTTGGAAGAATGGCGTATGCAGAACCAAGCCGAATTGTTTTTGAAACTCTTCGGGAGCTAATCATTCAAACAACGATTAGCAAAAACAATCATAGCATAAAAATACCAAAGCCCCCCAACAATAGGAAATGCAAAAACAAAAAAAATGCTCAAAATAAGACTAAAAAAAATGCTTACGAAAAAAGCATAACCTAATGGTGTGATTTTATAACCTTTCATAAAAACGAAACTTTTTACAAAGATAAAAAAAATGTCTTCAAATTCAGTAACATATCAAATTAATTTTACCGCCAATACGGAACCTATTTTTAATAAGATAGAAACAGGTTTCAATGGTGTGAAAAAATCAGTTGAGCAAACAAATAAAGTTTTTGGAGACTGCTATAAAGCATTATTATCGGTAAACTTAGCGGCCGATGGTATGAATGTTTTAAAGCAAAGTTTCGACAACCTAATTCAGCCCGGCGCTACACTGAACTCCCAAATGGCAGAGCTTTCGGCCATTACAGGCGTTACAGGCGAAGGATTAAAGGCTATTGAACAGGCCGCACGAGATACCTCCAAAACTTTTGGAACGGATGCCTCCGCCAATGTGGAGAGTTATAAATTGGTGCTTTCGCAATTAGACCCCGAGATTGCCAAGAACGCCGAGGCGATGAAGCTAATGGGCGAGCACATCAATGTTTTGTCCAAACAGATGGGAGGCGATACAGTGGCGGCTACCAATGTTTTGACCACTTCGATGAACCAGTTTGGTATTTCTACCGAAAACCCCATCGAGGCGGCTAAAACAATGGGCGAAATGATGAATGTAATGTCGTCAGCGGCACAGGCTGGAAGTGCCGAACTTCCACAAATCCAGTCGGCTTTGGAACAGGTCGGGATGGTAGCCAAAACCACAGGATTAAGTTTTGAAGAAACCAATGCCCAAATTCAGATTTTAGATAAGGCCGGAAAAAAAGGAAGTGAGGGCGGTGTGGCACTCCGAAATGTTTTAACTACATTGTCAGAGGGGCGTTTTACTTCCAAATTGGCCGCGCAAGGTTTGCAGCAAGCAGGTATTTCGGTGGAGTATTTGGCCAATACCAGCATACCGCTTACCGATAGGCTGAAAACGCTGAGAAAAATCCAGAATGATACGGCGCTAATGACCAAAGTGTTTGGTAAGGAAAACATGGCGGCCGCGATTGCAATGATTAATGGGGCGGATGAAGCCGCAGAGCTTACGGAGCAAATTACAGGCACCAACTCGGCCACAGAGCAAGCCGAAATTATTATGGGCAGTTATGCCGAAAAAATGGCAAGAGCAAAGGCTTGGGTGGATGATTTAAAAATAGGATTTTTTAATCTAATTGAGCCAATGGCTCCATTAACTCAACATTTTTTCTCTCTTGTAAATGCTTTGGGTGATATGTCCAGAGTATATATATCTGCAAAATCTGCTATAGAGGCTTTCTTTCCTAAGTTGTTTTTAAAAACTATAAAAACAGAAGAAGATACCATAGCTACCAATGCAAATACCACAGCAACCAATAGGAACTCGTTAGCCAAAGGGAGAATGGGAAACGCCTCACTTCTTTCCGCTATAAAGATGAAATCTATCAATGCACAAATGACTATCGGAGCCGTTTTAGCTAGAATACAGGCAAGCGGTATTCGCTCGGTGGCAAGGGCTTTTTTGCAAGCTACTTTGGGGGCCACGGCCTTTCAAATTGCCTTAGATGCTTTAGGGATAGGGCTAATTTTGGCAGCCATTGCCGCACTCATTTTTGGGTTAAAACATTTGTGGGAGAACTCACGCCGTTTCCGTGAGATTTTATTTGGAATTGGCTATGCAGGGCGTGCCGTGTTTCATAACATTGGTGTGGTTCTGCAGCGTGTATGGCAAAAAATCATCAAGCCCATATTTGACATTTGGTGGGAAACCGTGAGCGGGTTTTTCACTTTTGCCTACGAGATGGGCTATAATTTTGCCGTGTCATTGGGCGAGTTTTTCGCTTGGCTGGGCGATGTTTTTACAGCGGTTTTTTCTGCGATATGGGATTTTTCCGTGCAAGTTTTTACAGGCATTTTAAACATTTGCTCCGAGGCGTGGGCTTGGATAACGGATACATTCGGAGGCTTTGCCGCGTGGGTAGATGAGACCATTTTAGGGACTTTAAAAAACATTTTTTCCAGTGCTTGGGATTGGGTGATGGGATTTGTCGACAAAATCGTAGGGATTTTTAGAAAAATTGGGGGCTGGCTCTCCGATACCTTTGGGGGTATTTTTTCCTCGGATGGAATGCTTAGTGTAAAAACAGAATATAAAAAAGGCGAAGAGGCCGGAGGAAAGAGTTTTGACCGCGATAAAGCAGAACGGGAAAAGGACAAGCCCCAAGAAGTGTCCATCGTGGAGGATAAAAAGAATTTATTTGACCTTAAAAAAGGAGGTCTTACACCGCCTACGGTGGGCGGTATTGCCGGCGAAAAAGCCAAGAAGAAAAAGAAAAAAGGCGGTAAAGAGCATTCCGATAGTGGCAATAAGGTGCAGAGCCTTACGGTGGGCAAGTTTATGGACAACCTAAATGTGTATATGAACACTACGAATGGCATTGATAAAGAACAACTTGTACAACAGTTGAAAGAAGTATTTTACACTACGGTGGCGGATTTTACAGGTGCCACAAATTAAATCAAAAAAGATGATAGATTTAAATATTCAAGCTGATAGCAGAGGACTTAAAAGCGCGGGCGTGAATGCTTTATTTCGTTTTTCGATGGAGAACGCTCAGCCTTTGGAAATCAAAAAAGGTGATGATTACAACTTTGCCGAGCTAAAAGAGCTGGAAAACCGCCCTTGGATTACCACATTGAAAATACGAGGCACAGCGGGCGAGTTTGAGTTTTCAGAAATTATCATCAGCCTAACGCAAGAGCGTAACATTGTAACCACGCCTTTGCAAGGGCGCGACGGCACCATTAAAGAGTATATTTCCGATGGGGACTATTCTATTACTCTTGATGTGGCTATTTTACCGCTTAGCGCGGTAGCACAGGATGATGAAAGTACTTTTGCCATTGCCGAAAATCATTACCCCGACGAAGAAATTAAGCGCCTACACCGCCTGCTCTTAGAGAAGCAAGCCCTCGAGGTACAGAGCGATTTTCTAACGCTTTTTGATATTAAATCCGCCGTGGTAAAAAGCTACTCCTTGCAGCAGGAAACACATAGCAACCGCCAAAGTTTGCAAATTCAAATGCTCTCCGACAGGGCTTATGAGATTAAACAAATACAGCAGGACAATGTTAAAGTTAAGTAGTCATATCATCATAGAAAGCGAAAAAACTTGGGAGTTTTTCGCCCTCAATGAGTGTACCATTACAGAGGACACCGGTAGACTTACCGATACCTGCGAGCTGGTATTGCCGAAAAATATCCATTGGCAGGGCTTTGTTTCAGAAAACGGAAAACCGCCCATCAAAAGAGGCGACAAGATAGAGGTTCGTTTAGGCTATGATGACGAGCTGGTTACTCGCTTTTCGGGCTTTGTTAGAAGTGTAGATGCAAAAACACCCATCACCATCAAATGCGAGGACGGTATGTTTATTTTGAAGTCGAAAAAAGCAGAGCCAAGGTCGTTTAAAAACGCCTATCTAAAAGATATCATCGCCCATCTTTTAAAAGGTACAGGTGTGGAATTTTACCTCATTGACAAAGATATAAAAGTGGGGCTTTGGCGTATCACCAAGCCCAATGTTTCCGAAGAACTGCAAGAGATGAAAGAAAAGTTAATGATTTCGGCGTATTTCCGCAGGATTAACGGCAAAAGCATTTTATATGTGGGGCTGACCTACCCATTTGACAACCGTAAAAAGTTGAAATTTTCCCACGCTAAAAATATTATCTCCGAAAATTTCGAGTACAGAGAAAAGGAAGATATACGCGTGCGCGTGGAGGCACAGAGCTTTAACGCTAAACACAAAAAAATAACCTACGAATACGGCGACAAAGATGGCGAGCTAATCAAAATACGAATGGACGGGCTAAGTGAGGTAGAGCTTAAAAAATACGCTATGCAAGCGCTCGAACGCTACAAGCAAAGCGGATTTAAGGGGAGTTTTGAAACTTTCGGCGTGCCAGAGGTGAGCAAATGCGATATGGTGGAAATACACGCCAGCGACGGAAATAGCGGAACCTATTTAGTGAAAAAAAATGAAATCCGTTTTGGACAAAATGGCTACCGCCAAAACATTGAGCTGGGAATGCCTTTAAATATTGATAAAAAATGAAAGAACTTATCCAACAGCTAGCCCAAACCGGCGAGGAAATTTACGCCAAAATCTGCGAGGTGATTTCGGTTAATTCCGAGAACCACACCGCCGATTTAAAGCCCTTAGACGGTTCTTCGCCTATTGATGATGCCTACCTGATGGCAGACGACCAAGCGGGCGGTATTTACGCCGAGCCTGCGGTGGGTTCGCTGGTGTGTGCGGTGTTTATTTCCAAAGAAATTGCCTTTGTGGTAGGCAGCTCAGAGCTAAAAGAGTTTTCCGTAAAAATTGAAAATACCGCTCTGAAAATAAACGCCGAGGGCTTTCTCCTCCGCAAGGAAAACGAAACTTTAAAACAATTAATGGCGGATTTGATTGCGACGATTAAACGAATGAAATTCACCACTAACACAGGGAGTACGATAAAGCTTATCAACGAGTCCGAGTTTACCGCGTTGGAAAAACGATTTAATTCACTTTTAAAAGATATTTAAAATGGCTTTAAAGCCGTAGCACGGCAGGCAATTAATTTTAATACAGAAAAAATGCTCAACGAAAACAGACTAAAAAATAAAATCATCGCCGCAATGGACAAATGCCAGCAGGAGGAAGATAACCCCAACCGAAGTAAGGAGCAATTTGCCGGCGATTTGGCGCGTGCCATTGTGGAAGAAATCAAAGACCTACAAATTCATTACACCTCGGGGCTCATTGCACCCACTAGTGGCGGGCCCGTAACAGGAACGATTAACGCTAAAATTGAATAATGATGCTAGAATTATTACAACCATACATAAGTGAGATTATTACGGCTATTATCAGTGCTTTTGTCGCTTGGTTTTTTTCGCGCAAAAAGCAACAAATGGAGGTGCAAGCAAATGAGCTTGACAATGTAGATAAAGCCGTACGCATTTATCGTGAAATGATAGAGAATTTAGGCGAACAACTTAAAACGGCCATTGTGGAACTTGATGCGGCTAAAAAAACGATAAAAGAATTAGAGCAAAAAGTAGAAGCGCTCACCAACGAACTCACCAAATACAAACAACTCAACGGAAAGTCCGTAGCACGGACAGGCAATTAATTTTTAAAGCAATGATAATAACCGTCCTACATAAACAATCCCTTTTCGATGTGTGCCTCCAGCACACGGGGAGCATTGCGGGCATTTTTGAGTTGGCCGAGACGAATAACCTTAGCATCACCGATGATGTGCAGGCTGGGCAAAGGTTAGAACTTCCCCCTCTCGGAGGGGGAAAGGGGGAGGTCGCGCAAGATGCGGATATATTAGCCTACTACCAAGCTAAAAACATTCAGCCTGCCACGGCATTGGAAGAATACACCGAAAAATTAGAAGGTATCGGTTATTGGGCAATTAACCAAGACTTTAAAGTTAGCTAATTATGGCACGAACAATAGAAGAAATACAAGCAGAGATTTACCAAGAAAAAGAAAACCACGAGGAACTAAACGAGCTCAATAGCACGAGCAAAACCGCCCTTTGGCGCTTGTGGATTTACATTGTGGCGGTTGCGATTTGGAGTTTGGAAAAAATCTTTGACCGCCACAGGGCAGAGATAGACGAGCGTATTCGTGTGCAGAAGAATTTCCGCCTGCCTTGGTACAAAGAAATGGCGTTGAAATTCCAGTACGGCTATGGTTTGGCACTGGTAGATGAAACCGACTATTACGACAATTCAAAGCTAACCGAGGAAGAAATAGAAGCATCCAAAATCGTAAAATACGCCGCCGTGATTGAGCAAGAAAACGCTTTAATCGTGAAAATTGCTACCGAAAAAAAAGGAGAATTACAGCGAATTTCTAACGAAGAAGAAAACGCCTTTGTGCATTATATGAACCGCATAAAAGCCGCGGGCGTAGAAGTGCGTGTGATAAACTCCGAGCCTGATATGCTTGCCGTGGATTTGTTGGTGTATTACGATCCTTTGCTAATGAAAAAAGACGGCAGCTACATTGATGGTTCTGCCGCCGAACCCGTCAAAGAGGCGATTAAGGAATACATGAAAATCTTGCCATTTAATGGCGAGCTGGTGCTAGAGCATTTAACCGACCACCTGCAAAAATTAAAAGGCGTGGCCATTCCGCATTTGCAACAGGTGCGCAGCAAATGGCTAGATGGCGATTACACCGCCATTGCCGTGCGTAAGGTGCCAGAGAGCGGTTATTTTAAAGTGGACGAAACCGAATTAAATATTACTTATGAACCGAATATTTAATATTGATTTACCCAAATTGGTATTGCTTTTAACGCCCACTTTTTTGCGCAAAGCAAGATTTAAGGCGTGGCTGGTCTCGCTCGTTTATCCACTAACCAGTGTGCAAAACACTTTCCAACGCTTGCGCGCGGAAGATATTTACAAGCTGGAACACACACCCCAAGTGTGTAGCTTGGAGGCGATGCTAAACGACCATTTTGATATAACGCAAAGGCGTATCCGCATAGGTGAAACTTTAAAGGCTGACCCCTTTTTCATTTTTGCGGAGAATGAAAATACGCCCAAGTTTATTGATAATGAAAACGACATCATTTATCTCAATAGCTACAACGAAAACGCCGATACAGGGAGCGAATTTGTGGTGTATCTACCCTTTGAGGTTTGGGATAGAGAAAAGACAGAGGTAGCGCTTGGCGAATATCGTTTTTACCAAATGGAGGCGCTTTTAGACTTCTACAAATTAGCAGGAAAAAAATACAAAATAGTTTTAAATGGATAAATTAATTTTAAACGGAACCAATGGCTTTCCACTCCACACCGATACGCTTGCCGAGGCGCAGCGTGCGTGGAATATCTTTAATGCCATCTCTGGAATTACGGGCGATTTGGCGATTTTGCAAGGTTGCGAGCAGAAAGGCTCAAGCGTAAGCGATGGCGTGGTCGTTATCAAAGGCGAAGTGCTGAATTTTAAAGGTGGCGCCGTGATGCCCACGATAATTATTGAGGAAAAAATTACCGAACGAGCCTTTAAAGACAAAAATAAAAAGCCCGTGTTTGCTACAAGAACCGCTAAGTTTGGCGCAGGCTCCAACGCCCACAACTGGGCAGATTTTAAACGATTTAAGCCACTTCCTGCATTGCAAGAAGAAAAGGAAGATAAAACAACGGTTACAGCCTTAGACAAAAAGCTAACGAAGCTAGAGAAATTAATTAAAAATACCATTCCAGTGGGGCTTGTCGCTATTTGGGACAGACCAGCAAACGAAATACCTGCAGGCTGGGTGGAGCACACCGATTTGCGAGGCAGAGTTCCGGCAGGGCAAGGTTCGGGCGAATTTTCTACGCTTGGGGCTGAAATTGGCGAGGCTAAACACACCTTAACCATCGCAGAAATGCCCCGCCACAGCCACAAATTTAAAGGAAGAATTACGCAAGATGATAAAGGAACAGGGGCCGATGGCACTGAATATTCCACCCAGTCCTACTATGGTTTAAGTGAGGGCGTAGCCATAGATTATCAAGGGGGCGATGTGGCACACAACAACATTCAGCCCACTAGAATTGTAAAATTTATCCGCTTTGTAGGATTTGAAGATTAAAACTAAAAACAATGGCAAAGACAGATTTAAATAGCATTAAACAATGGTTTAAGAACGGCTTAAAGCCCACGCAGGAGCAATTTTGGGCGTGGCTGGATTCGTTCTGGCACAAGGACGATAAAATTCCCGCGGAAAATATCCAAGGGCTAAACGATATGCTTTCGGGCATAGATTTATCTTCTAAGGTGGAAAATGCAGATTTTGAAAGTTTTAAAACTGAAAACACTGGAGAATTAGCGAAGAAAGCCAACGCCAACGCCGATAACATTACAGATAATGTAGCAGACTGGCAAACAGCCTTGAGTATTTACACCAAAGAGACGGCGAAAAAAGAGCTAGGCGAAAAGGTAGATAAGGAAGAAGGCAAAAGTTTGAGTACTAATGATTTTACGAACGAATATAAAGCGGTACTGGATAATTTGCCCGTGGAGCTATCCACGGAGACGACTATTAAGTTTGACCGAGATAGGGATTATGGCACGCGTACTCGTCCTATTGATACTTTTACGCTGGATTTGGCTGGTGCTAAACGAGGTGTGGTTAATGTGATTTTCTTCAACGGTGCGCGACTACCGACACACTCGGCAATTGATTGGAGCGGTAGCTCCGTGAATTTCATTCCCAACACTACATGTAAGATAATCTTAATGTATTTGGATAATCGAACAATTTTAGGAAACTTATTATGAATCGCAGGCGTTTATTTTTTTATAATAATCAACATTATGTAGAACTGCATACAGATGCTGTAGGATTGCAGGACGCGCCTTACCTAAAACAAAGGGGAATGCAGTTTAAATATGAAGTGTATATAGAGAGAGATAAGCTAATAGAGGGCTTAATTACGGAAAATGATTACACATTGAATTTAACGGAACAGGTGGGGCGTAAACGCATACGGGTGTATGGGGTGATGAGTTTAAACTTGGGACAAACTTATACTACGGTGGAGGGTAAGCCGTGGCATGACCCTATGTATAAAAGATTTGAGGATACTAATAATGTGGGGCATATTAAAGTAGTAGATTTTAGCCGAAGTAAAATAAAAAGTATAGGTTTTTGGGTAACTGATGGCTTGTTGCTTCCAGAAGTGATTATGGGAGATCACTCCCAGTGGCGACACAGGGGATTAAATTTTAACATACGCTCTTGGTTTAGAAAGGAATGTGTTCGCTGGATGGATGAGCTGTTGTTGTGGATGCAACAATTACAGAAAGGAGATATTAACATATTCCATCACGAAGACATACAATGGACAGAAATAGGTGAAGTGGCTTATCGAGATTTGAGAGCGCGTGATGCCTTCGGTTTGGATTGGGCGTATAGAGGAGGCAAAACGGCACGCCCAGATAATTACGAAGATTTAAAAGGGTTTAGTTATAGAGGATAATAAAATAAAAAAGAATATGAAGACAATTAACATTAATGACAAAGAATTAAAGCTCTATGAGGGCGGAGAAGATGGCTTTGTAGGAGTGGAATACAACAGCCAAGATTTTGATTTACAAAACATTTTTTACAAAAACAATGGGCTAAAAAAAGAAGTGAGAGCCACAAAAATCATCATTGATTTGGAAAACAATCAAATCCTCACGGAAAAAATTACCAGCTCCATCACACCAACAGGGGACAAAGTGGATACAAAGATAAACCCAGTGTTTATAACTTCGGAAGAAGACACAAAACTTTTCATGCAACAAGCCAAAACATTACTTGTGCCAGCTCTACTTAACGGCATTGTGCGAGATATGGAGCTATCAAGAGCCGTAATGGATTTACGCGGAAATTTAATCGAAACTCAGCCTGTGCCAATTACTGAAAATGAAGAAAAAGAGGGGTAGATGAAAAATTTTATGTTATACCTAATAGCTTACACCTTGC
This Ornithobacterium rhinotracheale DNA region includes the following protein-coding sequences:
- a CDS encoding DUF2586 family protein; amino-acid sequence: MNGVKFIRENGGLGRTLASEDATSGLIVYGETAVEKALILSVEELEALGVSATSHPVLHYQVSEFFRINLGAKLYIQSVESSDQNYTEVKVLQNFAQGKIRQIAVCDFKTPSANLQVCVKKLQEVASELGKRITPLSVLLSLKIESAEMTSLPDLHTMESDKVSVIIGQDGGGRGNFLHQTNPSLSCIGTTLGALSKAKVHESLGYVERQNLVSSTYDKALTGDEWRALELDVPAFCDGSKLGDYTPQQLDSLNDKGYIFLTQYAGNAGTYANDSFTATALNSDYAYIENNRVLDKAIREVNRVLVPKISAPVYIDPDTGYLEAANVAALEALCDEPLDEMKRNGELSGYRVYIDPRQNVLQKSKLEVVIKVVPVGTLRQIEVKIGLTLNLNN
- a CDS encoding phage tail tape measure protein; this encodes MSSNSVTYQINFTANTEPIFNKIETGFNGVKKSVEQTNKVFGDCYKALLSVNLAADGMNVLKQSFDNLIQPGATLNSQMAELSAITGVTGEGLKAIEQAARDTSKTFGTDASANVESYKLVLSQLDPEIAKNAEAMKLMGEHINVLSKQMGGDTVAATNVLTTSMNQFGISTENPIEAAKTMGEMMNVMSSAAQAGSAELPQIQSALEQVGMVAKTTGLSFEETNAQIQILDKAGKKGSEGGVALRNVLTTLSEGRFTSKLAAQGLQQAGISVEYLANTSIPLTDRLKTLRKIQNDTALMTKVFGKENMAAAIAMINGADEAAELTEQITGTNSATEQAEIIMGSYAEKMARAKAWVDDLKIGFFNLIEPMAPLTQHFFSLVNALGDMSRVYISAKSAIEAFFPKLFLKTIKTEEDTIATNANTTATNRNSLAKGRMGNASLLSAIKMKSINAQMTIGAVLARIQASGIRSVARAFLQATLGATAFQIALDALGIGLILAAIAALIFGLKHLWENSRRFREILFGIGYAGRAVFHNIGVVLQRVWQKIIKPIFDIWWETVSGFFTFAYEMGYNFAVSLGEFFAWLGDVFTAVFSAIWDFSVQVFTGILNICSEAWAWITDTFGGFAAWVDETILGTLKNIFSSAWDWVMGFVDKIVGIFRKIGGWLSDTFGGIFSSDGMLSVKTEYKKGEEAGGKSFDRDKAEREKDKPQEVSIVEDKKNLFDLKKGGLTPPTVGGIAGEKAKKKKKKGGKEHSDSGNKVQSLTVGKFMDNLNVYMNTTNGIDKEQLVQQLKEVFYTTVADFTGATN
- a CDS encoding DUF6046 domain-containing protein gives rise to the protein MIDLNIQADSRGLKSAGVNALFRFSMENAQPLEIKKGDDYNFAELKELENRPWITTLKIRGTAGEFEFSEIIISLTQERNIVTTPLQGRDGTIKEYISDGDYSITLDVAILPLSAVAQDDESTFAIAENHYPDEEIKRLHRLLLEKQALEVQSDFLTLFDIKSAVVKSYSLQQETHSNRQSLQIQMLSDRAYEIKQIQQDNVKVK
- a CDS encoding cell wall anchor protein; the protein is MMLELLQPYISEIITAIISAFVAWFFSRKKQQMEVQANELDNVDKAVRIYREMIENLGEQLKTAIVELDAAKKTIKELEQKVEALTNELTKYKQLNGKSVARTGN
- a CDS encoding nucleotidyltransferase, with amino-acid sequence MARTIEEIQAEIYQEKENHEELNELNSTSKTALWRLWIYIVAVAIWSLEKIFDRHRAEIDERIRVQKNFRLPWYKEMALKFQYGYGLALVDETDYYDNSKLTEEEIEASKIVKYAAVIEQENALIVKIATEKKGELQRISNEEENAFVHYMNRIKAAGVEVRVINSEPDMLAVDLLVYYDPLLMKKDGSYIDGSAAEPVKEAIKEYMKILPFNGELVLEHLTDHLQKLKGVAIPHLQQVRSKWLDGDYTAIAVRKVPESGYFKVDETELNITYEPNI